A genome region from Archaeoglobus fulgidus DSM 4304 includes the following:
- a CDS encoding transglutaminase domain-containing protein encodes MQKSLVIALIIAVVASTASIYLYDKCVQAETKYSLLRIEYLSLLEERGKYVEQQKSLAERLQNCTKMLEKAAEERRDVERDVEELKDLISTNPERWTVRLEGSIVERLDKAKRAIEDSLNSPIISKFAEMIVVSDAVYLNGKRFSFDYVEDEAMLKEKDAIVNPEWFLIHRVGDCDDVAAAMAAVMKVKGYDVRFCVGQREGESGDSKHAWVRIGDEDVDYRYCVNRVCEMEVGYFGNIAEKCVEI; translated from the coding sequence ATGCAAAAGAGCTTGGTTATTGCCCTGATCATTGCAGTGGTTGCGTCAACGGCCTCGATATACCTTTACGATAAATGCGTTCAGGCTGAAACCAAGTACAGTCTGCTCAGAATCGAGTACCTGAGCCTGCTGGAGGAGAGGGGAAAGTACGTTGAGCAGCAGAAAAGTCTCGCTGAGAGACTCCAAAACTGCACAAAAATGCTGGAAAAAGCTGCTGAGGAACGTAGAGATGTAGAGAGAGACGTGGAGGAGCTTAAAGACCTGATATCCACGAATCCCGAACGGTGGACCGTCAGGCTGGAAGGCTCCATTGTTGAAAGGTTGGATAAGGCAAAGCGAGCTATTGAGGACTCCCTGAACTCTCCGATAATCTCAAAATTTGCCGAGATGATTGTTGTCTCAGATGCGGTTTACCTGAATGGAAAAAGGTTCTCCTTCGACTACGTCGAGGATGAGGCAATGCTCAAGGAAAAGGATGCAATAGTCAATCCAGAGTGGTTCCTTATTCACAGGGTTGGCGACTGCGACGATGTGGCTGCAGCAATGGCGGCTGTTATGAAGGTGAAGGGCTACGACGTCAGGTTCTGCGTGGGACAGAGGGAAGGGGAAAGTGGAGATTCCAAGCACGCCTGGGTGAGGATAGGCGATGAGGATGTTGACTACAGGTACTGCGTAAACAGGGTCTGCGAAATGGAGGTAGGCTACTTCGGCAACATCGCTGAAAAATGTGTGGAAATTTAG
- a CDS encoding DUF22 domain-containing protein — MKVRTVYWKLDGEWSTLEKFAEISSAYFKTGSTAYWKLLISTQEVQVKRGRPVIIKVRKVELPAKTAVSPLSIQRHALGTVVDVYGERLYRVEEQKNITHVVFLPVEDGTVEIDDLLGVVKVYPMNVAPAENVGAITAPEVAMSLKEQEANLVYVKDDEVVREKRILKEYWYRRWHIGEWYPLIAREEAEVTKGEAVKVRIENLELPENTIPVPMSIMTHALGTVIDIAHMGRPRAVEERKLITHAVFLPALDGRVEKGDLLGVLNVYYISSGERAARIFQHLTGKVEANHVYWKDGRIRRRSIVVTPFSFRRSSIGRFEPVIAEESVELAEGEVGVVKIRDLEFPSGTITQPLTSFNHAFGSIVDLCAFSPPKMVEEDRVVTHAVVLSPKGGRIEKGDLLGAVAVYNISVLREPEFLISKYRELMIRAEQ; from the coding sequence ATGAAAGTAAGAACCGTTTACTGGAAGCTGGACGGGGAGTGGAGCACGCTTGAGAAGTTCGCTGAAATTAGTTCTGCATACTTCAAAACCGGCAGCACCGCTTACTGGAAGTTGCTAATATCCACGCAGGAAGTTCAGGTTAAGAGGGGTAGACCGGTTATAATAAAGGTGAGAAAGGTAGAACTGCCAGCAAAAACGGCAGTCTCTCCCCTCTCGATTCAGAGGCACGCTTTGGGAACGGTTGTTGACGTTTACGGGGAAAGGCTTTACAGAGTTGAGGAGCAGAAGAATATAACCCACGTGGTTTTCCTTCCTGTTGAGGATGGTACGGTTGAAATAGATGACCTCCTTGGCGTGGTTAAGGTTTACCCGATGAATGTGGCGCCAGCGGAGAATGTAGGAGCCATCACAGCCCCGGAGGTTGCGATGTCACTCAAAGAGCAGGAGGCAAATCTTGTTTACGTCAAAGATGATGAGGTTGTGAGAGAAAAAAGGATTCTGAAGGAGTACTGGTACCGCAGGTGGCACATTGGGGAGTGGTACCCCCTGATAGCCAGAGAAGAGGCTGAGGTAACGAAGGGCGAGGCTGTCAAGGTAAGGATTGAGAACCTTGAGCTGCCGGAAAACACCATTCCGGTTCCCATGTCCATTATGACCCACGCCCTCGGAACGGTTATTGACATTGCCCACATGGGGAGGCCGAGGGCTGTAGAGGAGAGAAAGCTGATAACCCATGCAGTATTCCTTCCAGCCTTGGATGGCAGGGTTGAAAAAGGGGATTTGCTTGGTGTTCTGAACGTGTACTACATCTCATCCGGAGAAAGGGCTGCCAGAATCTTTCAGCATCTGACGGGTAAGGTTGAGGCCAACCACGTTTACTGGAAGGATGGAAGGATAAGAAGAAGGAGTATAGTCGTTACGCCTTTCAGCTTCAGGAGGAGCAGCATAGGAAGGTTTGAGCCAGTGATAGCTGAGGAAAGCGTTGAGCTTGCAGAAGGGGAGGTGGGAGTGGTTAAAATCAGGGACCTTGAGTTCCCGTCGGGAACGATAACCCAACCCCTGACCTCCTTCAACCATGCATTCGGCAGCATCGTTGACCTCTGCGCCTTCTCGCCGCCAAAAATGGTTGAGGAGGACAGAGTTGTTACGCATGCGGTTGTGCTATCCCCCAAGGGAGGAAGAATAGAAAAGGGAGACTTGCTTGGGGCGGTGGCTGTTTACAACATCTCTGTGCTGAGAGAGCCGGAGTTTCTCATTTCGAAGTACAGGGAGCTAATGATAAGGGCGGAGCAATGA
- a CDS encoding acetylornithine/succinylornithine family transaminase, translating to MDWIEREKKHILQTYTRQKVVIERGEGCYVYDVNGKRYLDLVAGIATVSIGHCNSHLVERLKEQLEKLIHISNLYYTTPQVELAEKLSEIAGMDRFFFCNSGAEAVEAALKFARRATGRKKFVSFTGDFHGRTMGALSVTHKEKFRKPFEPLVSPVEFAEFNNPESLEKVVDEETAAVIVELVQGEAGVYPADREFVKAIEELREKYGFLLIVDEVQTGFGRTGRWFAKDHYGIEPDMITMAKAMGSGVPIGCCALKEEVAEKIQVGDHGSTFGGNPLACTAALATIEVIEREGLVENSARMGEYFVKRLKESFENVIGVGLMIGFDVGDAAEFVRKCLENGLLVNNTSERRIRLVPPLVITEREVDKAVEIMLN from the coding sequence ATGGACTGGATCGAGAGGGAGAAAAAGCACATTCTGCAAACATATACAAGGCAGAAGGTGGTCATTGAAAGAGGAGAGGGTTGTTACGTTTACGACGTCAACGGAAAAAGGTATTTGGACCTGGTTGCAGGAATAGCGACGGTGAGCATAGGCCACTGTAACAGCCACCTCGTTGAGAGGCTGAAAGAGCAGCTCGAAAAGCTAATCCACATTTCGAACCTTTACTACACCACCCCTCAGGTAGAGCTAGCAGAGAAATTGAGCGAAATTGCAGGAATGGACAGGTTCTTCTTCTGCAACAGCGGAGCGGAGGCTGTTGAGGCTGCCCTGAAGTTCGCAAGGAGGGCCACTGGAAGAAAGAAGTTCGTTTCCTTTACCGGTGACTTTCACGGCAGAACGATGGGGGCTCTGTCTGTCACGCACAAGGAGAAGTTCAGGAAACCGTTTGAGCCTCTGGTAAGCCCCGTTGAGTTCGCCGAGTTCAACAATCCAGAGAGTCTGGAGAAGGTGGTGGATGAAGAAACCGCTGCCGTCATTGTAGAGCTCGTGCAGGGCGAGGCTGGAGTTTATCCGGCTGATAGGGAGTTTGTGAAAGCGATTGAGGAGCTTAGGGAAAAATACGGATTTCTGCTCATAGTTGACGAGGTCCAGACGGGCTTCGGAAGGACTGGCAGGTGGTTTGCCAAGGACCACTACGGCATTGAGCCGGACATGATAACGATGGCAAAGGCAATGGGCTCAGGAGTGCCGATAGGGTGCTGCGCATTGAAGGAGGAGGTTGCTGAGAAGATACAGGTAGGAGACCACGGTTCAACCTTCGGCGGAAACCCTCTGGCCTGCACTGCAGCACTGGCGACGATTGAAGTCATCGAGAGAGAGGGGCTGGTGGAGAACTCAGCCAGGATGGGCGAGTATTTCGTTAAGAGGCTGAAGGAGAGCTTTGAGAACGTCATCGGAGTGGGACTCATGATTGGGTTTGACGTAGGAGATGCGGCTGAATTCGTCAGGAAGTGCCTTGAAAATGGATTGCTGGTCAACAACACCTCCGAAAGGAGGATTCGCTTGGTGCCGCCTCTCGTAATTACGGAAAGAGAGGTTGATAAAGCTGTTGAAATAATGCTGAATTAA
- a CDS encoding DUF7144 family membrane protein, which yields MRPLGVTILAIVLLAIGSLAVVTGTILLSTKEESYPVFVEEYGKLLNQSLGNMPVSEEDLKTVYEMASYMAVTFGIVYLLAGFGLLTLKEWGRILTILIAGVNFVYSIFLFFIQPLAAVEIAINLLIIWYLMKPEVREKFSRKISIEERILGDQNP from the coding sequence ATGCGTCCTCTCGGCGTCACGATACTCGCAATCGTCCTTCTTGCAATCGGCTCCCTCGCCGTTGTTACCGGCACAATTCTCCTTTCAACAAAAGAGGAGTCATACCCAGTTTTTGTCGAAGAGTACGGAAAGCTGCTCAACCAGTCTCTGGGCAATATGCCCGTCAGCGAGGAGGATCTGAAAACCGTTTACGAAATGGCTTCGTACATGGCGGTAACTTTCGGGATAGTTTACCTGCTGGCAGGGTTTGGCCTGCTCACACTCAAAGAGTGGGGCAGAATACTCACCATTCTGATAGCGGGGGTCAATTTTGTTTACAGCATTTTCCTCTTCTTCATCCAACCTCTGGCAGCTGTTGAAATCGCCATCAACCTGCTAATCATATGGTACCTAATGAAGCCCGAGGTTAGGGAGAAATTTTCCAGAAAAATTAGCATAGAAGAGCGGATTCTCGGCGACCAAAATCCTTAA
- a CDS encoding tyrosine-type recombinase/integrase, whose amino-acid sequence MAIKGVSGGHLRDTSKRLYDFAEWCSYRFNLSDIKIYINELKREYSPEYVRKAVLDIRRLLKHLNYPLADEIQLPKTPKRRKLVVKVKDIKKLLSEVQDLPVRSMVLRTRAAVLLAATSGIRAEELYRLKAENIDLENRTIRIPAEITKDYEERVTFISIEAQEALKAFFESYKPKSVYPFTESTLRKSFGKVNSPLRMKHMRKFFSQQSDRLGMPTAVKKILMGHVIGDEDFVIVRGGDVDLRHYDFQDEEEQLVGLLLKPKFDNSIYRHLMRLIRMTLKE is encoded by the coding sequence ATGGCCATTAAGGGCGTTTCTGGTGGCCATTTGAGGGACACATCAAAGAGATTATATGACTTTGCGGAGTGGTGTTCATACCGATTTAATCTTAGTGACATAAAAATTTATATAAACGAATTAAAAAGAGAGTATTCGCCCGAATATGTGCGTAAAGCCGTGCTGGACATCCGCAGACTGCTTAAACACCTGAATTACCCTCTTGCAGATGAGATCCAGCTTCCGAAAACACCCAAGCGGAGAAAGCTCGTAGTGAAAGTTAAAGATATCAAAAAATTACTATCTGAAGTTCAGGATCTCCCAGTAAGGTCGATGGTGCTGAGAACACGAGCTGCGGTTTTGCTCGCAGCCACTTCGGGCATCAGAGCTGAGGAACTCTACAGACTAAAAGCTGAGAACATCGATTTGGAAAACAGAACAATACGCATCCCAGCTGAGATCACAAAAGACTATGAGGAGAGAGTGACTTTTATCTCAATCGAAGCTCAGGAAGCTCTCAAGGCGTTTTTCGAGAGCTACAAGCCTAAATCGGTTTATCCGTTTACAGAATCGACGCTGCGGAAGTCATTTGGTAAAGTGAACTCACCGCTCAGAATGAAGCACATGCGCAAATTCTTCTCTCAACAGAGCGACAGACTGGGCATGCCCACAGCGGTAAAGAAGATTCTAATGGGTCACGTTATCGGCGATGAAGACTTTGTCATTGTCCGAGGAGGAGATGTTGACCTTAGACACTACGATTTTCAGGACGAGGAGGAGCAGCTTGTTGGCCTCCTCCTCAAGCCCAAGTTTGATAATTCGATTTATCGCCATTTAATGCGATTGATTCGAATGACTTTAAAAGAGTGA
- a CDS encoding winged helix-turn-helix domain-containing protein, whose protein sequence is MQRYIYPVDLTEVEDELNIIVEKLKTSKAEAIREAIRHYAEELRGLEVVELRDVPKEQAKEEVKEFIKGKERVWADEIADALRLDLSLVNDILMELWSEGYVEPED, encoded by the coding sequence ATGCAGCGCTACATCTACCCTGTCGACCTAACGGAAGTTGAGGATGAGCTCAACATCATAGTTGAGAAGCTTAAAACATCTAAGGCTGAGGCAATCAGAGAAGCGATCAGGCACTACGCTGAAGAACTTCGAGGATTGGAAGTTGTTGAGCTGAGAGACGTCCCGAAAGAGCAGGCCAAGGAAGAGGTGAAGGAGTTTATCAAGGGCAAGGAGAGAGTGTGGGCGGATGAGATCGCAGATGCCTTAAGACTCGACCTCAGCTTGGTTAACGATATTCTGATGGAGCTGTGGAGTGAGGGCTATGTCGAGCCAGAGGATTGA
- a CDS encoding ABC transporter permease encodes MQASKADYKGYLITLASLLLIWAAASYLLQNPALPNPLDVLALILTRKELITHTAVSLIRVVYSLALALSVALPAGILSRERVVDATISPIIYLLYPIPHIVLLPLYILLFGIGDLSRVLLIATILFFQIAVTTRDAAKQVSDYYVYSILSLGASKIDIYRHVIIPAVMPKILTALRISIGTAIAVLFFAESFATTSGLGYLIIDSWSRADYTTMYAAITTMALLGFALYVIVESAERRVCRWL; translated from the coding sequence ATGCAAGCTTCTAAGGCAGACTATAAGGGCTACCTGATAACCTTAGCTTCCCTGCTTCTCATCTGGGCGGCTGCAAGCTACTTACTGCAAAATCCCGCCCTGCCCAATCCACTGGACGTGCTGGCTTTAATCTTAACTCGCAAAGAGCTGATAACGCACACAGCCGTGAGCTTGATCAGAGTCGTGTACTCTCTCGCGCTTGCCCTCTCAGTTGCCCTTCCTGCTGGCATTTTAAGCCGCGAAAGAGTTGTTGATGCAACAATCTCGCCGATAATATACCTTCTCTATCCCATCCCCCACATTGTTCTTCTTCCCCTCTACATTCTTCTCTTCGGGATAGGTGACCTGTCAAGAGTTCTGCTCATCGCAACAATCCTTTTTTTCCAGATTGCCGTCACAACCAGAGATGCGGCAAAGCAGGTCAGCGATTACTACGTTTACTCAATACTCTCACTCGGAGCGTCAAAAATCGACATTTACAGGCACGTAATCATCCCAGCTGTTATGCCGAAAATCCTGACTGCGTTGAGAATAAGCATAGGAACCGCCATAGCAGTCCTGTTCTTTGCTGAGAGCTTCGCCACAACGAGCGGTCTGGGATACCTCATAATCGACTCCTGGAGCAGGGCCGACTACACGACAATGTACGCTGCAATTACAACAATGGCCCTTCTCGGCTTTGCACTGTACGTCATCGTTGAGAGCGCCGAGAGGAGAGTCTGCAGGTGGCTCTAA
- a CDS encoding ABC transporter ATP-binding protein, which translates to MITVKGISKFFGELKALDGVSFEVEDGETCAIIGPSGCGKSTLLLIMAGLLKPSEGEVLVDDRAVNSPLKNAALILQDFGLFPWKTVYDNVALGLKIRGFSRRAERERVTALLEKFGLKGFEKSYPKQLSGGMKQRVAIARAIAIEPQILLMDEPLSSLDALSREEMQNFLLNLWKETKTTMVLVTHSIEEAVFLGRKIVVLTERPGRVKAVVDNREAGDESYRYEEVFFERCKLLRQTIRAT; encoded by the coding sequence ATGATTACGGTAAAGGGTATTTCAAAATTTTTTGGAGAGCTAAAGGCCCTTGATGGTGTCAGCTTTGAGGTTGAGGATGGAGAAACCTGCGCGATAATCGGTCCTTCAGGCTGCGGGAAGTCGACGTTACTGCTCATCATGGCCGGACTGCTCAAACCCTCTGAGGGTGAAGTGTTGGTCGATGACAGGGCTGTCAATTCCCCACTCAAAAATGCCGCCCTAATTCTTCAGGACTTTGGCCTGTTTCCGTGGAAAACCGTTTACGACAACGTTGCTCTTGGCTTGAAAATTAGGGGCTTCAGCAGGAGGGCAGAGAGGGAGAGAGTTACAGCGCTTCTCGAAAAGTTCGGTTTGAAGGGCTTTGAAAAGAGCTACCCTAAGCAGCTAAGCGGGGGGATGAAGCAGAGAGTAGCTATAGCCAGAGCAATCGCAATCGAACCCCAAATCCTCCTGATGGACGAGCCCCTCTCCTCCCTTGACGCTTTATCGAGAGAGGAAATGCAGAACTTCCTGCTCAATCTCTGGAAGGAAACTAAAACAACCATGGTTCTGGTGACTCACAGCATTGAAGAGGCCGTTTTTCTGGGAAGAAAGATAGTGGTTCTTACCGAGAGACCGGGAAGGGTGAAGGCGGTCGTGGATAACAGAGAGGCTGGGGATGAGAGTTACAGATACGAGGAGGTGTTTTTCGAAAGATGCAAGCTTCTAAGGCAGACTATAAGGGCTACCTGA
- a CDS encoding MetQ/NlpA family ABC transporter substrate-binding protein, whose product MRRLLLTLILAATLLGCSQAPQEKLKVGILPIEDSLPIVVADEQGFFKKHGLDVEVIQFSSAVERDAALTAGEVDAVITDPLAVILLRDKGYDVRIASLCLGKTPKEGVFAILAAPNSDIDSVEDLDGKEIAVSLNTIIEYALDVMLSEYGLNYTKISIPKIPIRMQALLNGNVETAVLPEPLASYAVSKGAKLILSDAMLNESITQTVIVFRGDVDDEKVQKFLEAYREAVREINANKEKYREKFIEIARVPENIAGSYPIPDYPEPQQLPKEYYDRYLEWAMQRGLIEKPVPYEEAIR is encoded by the coding sequence ATGCGGAGGTTGTTGTTAACTCTGATTCTTGCAGCAACCCTGCTCGGATGCAGCCAGGCACCGCAGGAAAAACTCAAAGTGGGAATTTTGCCGATTGAGGACTCTCTGCCCATAGTTGTGGCCGACGAGCAGGGCTTTTTCAAAAAGCACGGACTCGATGTTGAGGTTATACAGTTCTCAAGCGCCGTTGAGAGAGATGCCGCGCTGACCGCCGGAGAGGTCGATGCCGTTATAACCGATCCGCTTGCGGTGATACTGCTCAGAGACAAGGGCTACGACGTCAGAATAGCCTCATTGTGCTTGGGAAAAACACCTAAAGAGGGAGTTTTCGCTATACTCGCTGCACCAAACTCCGACATCGACTCAGTTGAGGATTTAGACGGCAAGGAAATAGCAGTCTCGCTGAACACAATAATCGAATACGCTCTTGACGTTATGCTGTCCGAATACGGATTAAACTACACCAAGATTTCCATCCCCAAGATTCCGATAAGAATGCAGGCTTTGCTGAATGGGAATGTAGAGACTGCCGTTCTGCCGGAGCCACTAGCAAGCTACGCGGTAAGCAAAGGTGCGAAGCTGATTCTCAGCGATGCGATGCTGAACGAGAGCATCACGCAGACTGTCATAGTCTTCAGAGGGGATGTTGATGACGAGAAGGTTCAGAAGTTCCTTGAAGCTTACAGAGAGGCTGTGAGGGAGATAAACGCGAACAAAGAGAAGTACAGGGAGAAATTCATTGAGATAGCGAGAGTTCCTGAGAATATTGCGGGCAGCTATCCAATACCCGATTATCCCGAACCGCAGCAACTGCCGAAGGAATACTACGACCGCTACCTTGAGTGGGCCATGCAGAGGGGGCTGATTGAGAAACCTGTCCCCTACGAAGAGGCAATCAGATGA
- a CDS encoding AMP-binding protein — MELKYKIGFPSLYYPKISLADRIDAAAEKFGEKTAIISAEPKFPSEFPESMNFLEICEVTKKLASGISRKGVRKGEHVGVCIPNSIDYVMTIYALWRVAATPVPINPMYKSFELEHILNDSEATTLVVHSMLYENFKPVLEKTGVERVFVVGGEVNSLSEVMDSGSEDFENVKVNPEEDVALIPYTGGTTGMPKGVMLTHFNLAANALQLAVATGLSHMDTIVGCMPMFHSAEFGLVNLMVTVGNEYVVMGMFNQEMLAENIEKYKGTFSWAVPPALNVLVNTLESSNKTYDWSYLKVFATGAWPVAPALVEKLLKLAAEKCNNPRLRHNQIWGMTEACPMVTTNPPLRLDKSTTQGVPMSDIELKVISLEDGRELGVGESGEIVIRGPNIFKGYWKREKENQECWWYDEKGRKFFRTGDVGFIDEEGFLHFQDRVKEVIKYKGYTIAPFELEALLMKHEAVMDVAVIGKPDEEAGEVPKAFIVLKPEYRGKVDEEDIIEWVRERISGYKRVREVEFVEELPRTASGKLLRRLLREKEAEKG, encoded by the coding sequence ATGGAGTTGAAGTACAAAATCGGATTTCCAAGTTTGTATTACCCAAAAATCTCGTTGGCGGACAGAATAGATGCAGCAGCCGAAAAATTTGGGGAAAAGACGGCAATAATTTCTGCAGAACCAAAATTCCCTTCTGAGTTTCCTGAAAGTATGAATTTTCTGGAGATATGTGAGGTTACGAAAAAGCTCGCCAGCGGCATCTCGAGGAAAGGAGTGAGGAAAGGGGAGCACGTTGGTGTGTGCATACCTAACTCTATCGATTACGTTATGACAATCTACGCTCTCTGGAGAGTTGCTGCAACTCCCGTTCCGATAAACCCCATGTACAAGTCGTTTGAATTAGAGCACATCCTGAACGACAGCGAAGCTACAACGCTGGTCGTTCACAGTATGCTCTACGAGAATTTCAAACCTGTTCTTGAAAAGACAGGAGTTGAAAGAGTTTTCGTTGTCGGTGGTGAGGTAAACAGCTTGTCAGAAGTTATGGATTCCGGCAGTGAGGATTTTGAAAACGTGAAGGTGAATCCCGAAGAGGATGTGGCACTGATTCCCTATACGGGCGGCACAACTGGAATGCCGAAGGGTGTGATGCTCACACACTTTAATTTAGCTGCAAACGCCTTACAGCTTGCCGTAGCTACAGGGCTTTCGCACATGGACACGATTGTGGGCTGCATGCCAATGTTCCATTCAGCGGAGTTTGGACTGGTCAATTTGATGGTTACCGTCGGTAACGAGTATGTTGTGATGGGAATGTTTAACCAGGAGATGCTGGCTGAGAACATTGAAAAGTACAAGGGCACATTTTCATGGGCCGTTCCTCCAGCGCTCAACGTGCTCGTCAACACTCTTGAAAGTTCGAATAAAACCTATGACTGGAGCTATCTGAAGGTCTTTGCTACGGGTGCCTGGCCTGTTGCTCCCGCTCTGGTTGAAAAGCTTCTGAAACTGGCTGCTGAAAAGTGTAACAATCCTCGCCTCAGGCACAATCAAATCTGGGGAATGACCGAGGCATGTCCGATGGTTACGACGAATCCTCCTTTGAGACTCGACAAGAGCACGACACAGGGCGTTCCAATGTCTGATATAGAACTCAAGGTTATTTCGCTTGAGGATGGCAGAGAACTTGGTGTTGGGGAGAGTGGTGAGATAGTTATCAGAGGTCCGAACATTTTCAAAGGGTACTGGAAGAGGGAGAAGGAAAATCAGGAGTGCTGGTGGTACGATGAGAAGGGAAGAAAGTTCTTCAGAACCGGGGATGTTGGGTTTATTGATGAAGAGGGATTTCTGCACTTTCAGGATAGAGTAAAGGAAGTCATCAAGTACAAGGGTTATACAATCGCACCGTTTGAACTTGAAGCTCTGTTGATGAAGCACGAGGCTGTTATGGACGTTGCAGTTATAGGAAAGCCGGATGAGGAGGCTGGAGAAGTTCCAAAGGCATTCATAGTTCTCAAGCCAGAATACAGGGGAAAGGTTGACGAAGAGGACATAATAGAGTGGGTAAGAGAGAGGATTTCGGGTTATAAAAGAGTAAGGGAAGTTGAATTTGTTGAAGAGCTACCCAGAACGGCGTCGGGAAAACTTCTCAGGAGGTTGCTGAGAGAGAAGGAGGCCGAAAAGGGTTGA
- a CDS encoding MBL fold metallo-hydrolase encodes MHGKLVEVADGVYAYIQGRGEWFVNNAGLIVGEEFSVVVDSVCNEQRAKEMISQFREVTAKDFRILINTHGHPDHVWTNHLFDAVAVAHEMGRQETLMAFVEIYQSLFPDLDFSGAKITPQNITFESRMKLYNDAEMQIIHPGVAHTRGDCYIYIPQKKVVFCGDLLFAKPCTPLAVGGSVRGSVNALRELLNLDAKIYVPGHGGLAGEEHLVEAIEYFEFVWEEAKKRHERGMGWYEAAMDIDLGEYAKWSEAERIVGNVARAYAEIEGRELEFAELVEVARKMLEYGGGRK; translated from the coding sequence ATGCACGGCAAGCTGGTTGAGGTTGCTGACGGAGTCTATGCATACATTCAGGGCAGAGGGGAGTGGTTCGTAAACAACGCAGGTTTAATTGTGGGTGAAGAGTTCAGTGTGGTTGTTGACAGTGTTTGCAACGAGCAGAGAGCTAAGGAGATGATCAGCCAATTCAGGGAGGTTACAGCCAAAGATTTCAGAATTCTCATCAACACTCACGGCCACCCTGACCACGTTTGGACGAATCATCTTTTTGATGCGGTCGCAGTAGCTCACGAGATGGGAAGGCAGGAAACATTAATGGCCTTCGTAGAAATTTATCAGTCCCTTTTTCCCGACTTGGACTTCAGCGGGGCGAAAATAACGCCGCAGAACATCACTTTCGAAAGCAGAATGAAGCTTTATAATGACGCTGAAATGCAAATCATCCATCCGGGTGTTGCTCACACGAGGGGGGATTGCTACATATATATTCCCCAAAAGAAAGTTGTTTTCTGCGGAGACTTGCTATTCGCAAAGCCCTGCACACCCCTTGCCGTCGGCGGGTCTGTCAGGGGGAGCGTAAACGCGCTCAGAGAACTTCTCAACCTTGATGCAAAAATTTACGTTCCGGGCCATGGTGGGCTGGCAGGGGAAGAGCATCTGGTTGAGGCGATTGAATACTTCGAGTTTGTCTGGGAGGAGGCAAAGAAGAGGCACGAGAGGGGAATGGGCTGGTACGAGGCGGCGATGGACATTGATCTGGGCGAATATGCAAAGTGGAGCGAAGCGGAGAGAATTGTCGGCAATGTGGCCAGAGCCTACGCCGAGATTGAGGGAAGGGAGCTGGAGTTTGCTGAATTGGTTGAGGTGGCGAGAAAAATGCTCGAATACGGAGGTGGTAGAAAATGA